One segment of Porticoccus hydrocarbonoclasticus MCTG13d DNA contains the following:
- a CDS encoding DUF6316 family protein: MVTPRKAEDGSQKPLIRSDRFFKLHNFWFFATREGAAVGPFDSKEGAVQAVADYIEFAKKADEETLQFFKIGTRYAI; this comes from the coding sequence ATGGTAACGCCAAGAAAAGCAGAAGATGGCAGTCAAAAACCACTTATAAGAAGTGACCGTTTTTTTAAACTTCACAATTTCTGGTTCTTTGCCACACGCGAGGGTGCGGCCGTTGGTCCGTTTGACTCCAAAGAAGGGGCTGTTCAGGCCGTAGCTGACTACATTGAATTTGCCAAGAAAGCAGACGAGGAGACACTGCAGTTTTTTAAAATCGGGACACGTTACGCCATCTAG
- a CDS encoding S41 family peptidase, with product MKLLTKSLLTTLLLLAWPVISYANEDSENAHLPLEELRYFTQVFDQIRQAYVEEIDDQALLEMAISGLLNGLDPHSLYMDEAAFSELQESTSGEFGGLGIEVGMEGSFIKVISPIDDTPAYRAGIQAGDLIIKLDDQLVQGMPLTEAIELMRGPKGSKVTLTIVRQNTDGPFEVEITRDIIQVMSVRHRILEPGFGYVRIAQFQENTGADFREALSDLQKKKGGLKGLVLDLRNNPGGLLNSSVDVADALLDGGLVVYTEGRIPSSKEQFYATAGDVLNGIPVVVLINEGSASAAEIVAGALQDHHRAVLLGTSSFGKGSVQTVIPLGTKRAIKLTTARYYTPNKRSIQAEGIQPDITVRPAEIHLLETQKQIKEANLAGHLSSDSDPQIADKEDLLQTDNQLYEAINLLQGLEIFSRNTSRADAAQ from the coding sequence ATGAAACTGCTGACCAAATCACTACTGACGACGCTACTTTTACTGGCATGGCCAGTGATTTCGTATGCAAATGAAGATTCTGAAAATGCCCACTTACCACTGGAAGAGTTGCGCTATTTCACTCAGGTGTTTGACCAGATACGCCAGGCCTATGTCGAAGAAATTGACGATCAGGCACTATTGGAAATGGCCATTAGCGGATTACTGAACGGGCTCGATCCCCACTCGCTCTATATGGACGAAGCTGCCTTCTCCGAGCTACAGGAGAGCACCAGCGGAGAATTTGGCGGACTCGGCATAGAGGTTGGAATGGAAGGCAGTTTTATCAAGGTTATCAGTCCAATCGACGACACCCCGGCATACCGCGCCGGCATACAGGCCGGAGACCTCATTATCAAACTTGACGATCAGCTGGTACAGGGCATGCCCCTGACAGAAGCGATTGAACTGATGCGCGGCCCAAAAGGCTCAAAAGTAACCTTGACGATTGTTAGACAAAATACCGACGGCCCTTTCGAGGTGGAGATTACCCGCGACATTATTCAGGTGATGAGTGTCCGGCACAGAATCCTGGAACCCGGCTTTGGCTATGTCAGAATTGCACAGTTTCAGGAAAATACTGGTGCCGACTTTCGGGAGGCTCTGTCTGATCTCCAGAAAAAGAAAGGCGGCCTGAAAGGGCTCGTGCTGGATTTACGTAATAATCCGGGCGGGTTACTCAATTCATCAGTGGATGTTGCCGATGCGCTACTCGACGGTGGGCTTGTGGTTTATACAGAGGGCCGGATCCCCAGCTCAAAAGAACAGTTTTATGCCACAGCTGGCGATGTACTGAATGGTATTCCCGTTGTTGTGCTGATTAATGAAGGGTCGGCTTCAGCGGCGGAAATTGTTGCCGGAGCGCTCCAGGACCATCACCGCGCGGTACTGCTGGGTACCAGCAGTTTTGGCAAGGGTTCAGTCCAGACAGTGATACCACTGGGGACAAAACGGGCTATCAAGTTGACCACTGCTCGTTACTACACACCCAACAAACGCTCTATACAGGCAGAGGGAATTCAGCCCGACATTACCGTCAGGCCGGCCGAGATTCACTTGCTTGAGACACAGAAACAGATCAAGGAAGCCAATCTTGCCGGCCATCTGAGCAGTGACAGTGACCCACAAATAGCTGACAAGGAAGATCTGTTGCAGACAGACAACCAGTTATACGAGGCCATCAACCTTTTGCAGGGACTCGAGATTTTTTCACGTAACACCAGCCGAGCTGACGCAGCTCAATAG